A single genomic interval of Saccharospirillum mangrovi harbors:
- a CDS encoding fumarylacetoacetate hydrolase family protein → MFTHRWWQGETLDLPVGKAVCIGRNYAEHARELNNPVPKQPLLFHKPATAFCELSDSLQLARPGLHFETELALLIGAPLNAQSVNPWSAVIGVTLALDLTDRDLQAELKQAGHPWERAKAFDGALPIGTWLPIEKMPANVADWSYRLDMNGALRQHGQVSQMLCAPAQLLELILVDFSLQPGDVVLTGTPAGVGVLSTGDDLLLRLDNTDWQQRCRLASPGS, encoded by the coding sequence ATGTTTACGCACCGTTGGTGGCAAGGCGAAACGCTGGATTTGCCGGTGGGCAAGGCGGTTTGTATCGGTCGTAATTACGCCGAGCACGCCCGTGAACTGAACAACCCGGTGCCCAAACAGCCGCTGCTGTTTCACAAGCCGGCGACGGCCTTTTGCGAGCTGAGCGATTCGCTGCAACTGGCGCGACCGGGCCTGCATTTTGAAACCGAACTGGCGTTGCTGATTGGTGCGCCGCTGAACGCCCAGAGCGTTAATCCCTGGTCGGCCGTGATCGGTGTAACGCTGGCGCTGGATCTGACTGACCGCGACTTGCAGGCCGAACTCAAACAGGCCGGCCATCCCTGGGAACGCGCCAAAGCCTTCGACGGCGCCTTGCCGATTGGCACCTGGCTGCCGATTGAGAAAATGCCGGCCAACGTGGCCGACTGGTCGTACCGATTGGACATGAACGGCGCCCTGCGCCAGCACGGCCAGGTCAGCCAGATGCTGTGCGCACCTGCCCAACTGCTGGAACTGATTCTGGTGGATTTCAGCCTGCAACCGGGCGATGTCGTTCTGACCGGCACACCGGCCGGTGTCGGCGTGCTGTCCACTGGCGATGACTTGCTGTTACGTCTGGACAACACCGACTGGCAACAGCGCTGCCGCCTCGCCAGCCCTGGCTCTTGA
- a CDS encoding sugar ABC transporter substrate-binding protein, translating to MTAIVRFIAALLVLALVQTPAHAFEQGSLLVWVDPGHDIRALTRLAEAYGERNDIEITVAAPAQGRRAFQQREVDNDGPDIYIGHHDNLTDWALAGILTPIQPPSAARNALNEPYWSVLTYQETVYGYPLAVEGVVQACNADLVNEPFDSWQSVWQAEGEMRRRNARPLLFDPTNLYLNYGLMTAQGGYVFGRTETGEIDTNNVGWTHPAAVAALSFMQSMIEGGLLPDRINGEETDRAFTSERAACVLAAASDLPVYQDAGIDLVVGPYPGLNGEVGRGFAEVTAAFINGATPNRTLARRFIENALLNDAGFEALTSAVAPAAPLRPAALEDWLSDEDWHAQAWPVWQAAEPLPSVPAMGLYWMLGNDALQAILYRNEPIQATLVNAAAQLSQLAVIPELPEEETEDN from the coding sequence ATGACAGCCATCGTCCGTTTCATTGCTGCCTTGCTGGTGTTGGCGCTGGTGCAGACACCGGCGCACGCTTTTGAGCAGGGTTCGCTGTTGGTCTGGGTTGACCCCGGCCACGACATCCGCGCCCTGACGCGTCTGGCCGAAGCCTATGGCGAGCGCAATGACATTGAGATCACAGTCGCTGCGCCGGCCCAGGGTCGGCGTGCTTTCCAGCAGCGCGAAGTCGATAACGATGGTCCGGACATCTACATCGGCCATCACGACAACCTGACCGACTGGGCGCTGGCCGGCATCCTCACGCCCATTCAGCCGCCGAGTGCGGCGCGCAATGCGTTGAACGAACCCTACTGGTCGGTGCTGACCTATCAAGAGACGGTATACGGCTACCCGCTGGCGGTCGAAGGCGTGGTGCAGGCGTGCAACGCCGATCTGGTCAATGAACCCTTTGATAGCTGGCAATCGGTCTGGCAGGCCGAAGGCGAAATGCGCCGCCGCAACGCGCGGCCGCTGCTGTTCGACCCGACCAATCTGTATCTGAACTACGGCCTGATGACTGCTCAGGGCGGCTACGTGTTTGGCCGTACTGAAACTGGCGAGATTGACACCAACAATGTTGGTTGGACGCACCCGGCCGCGGTGGCGGCACTGTCGTTTATGCAATCAATGATTGAAGGCGGCCTGTTGCCAGATCGCATCAATGGCGAAGAAACCGACCGCGCCTTCACCAGCGAACGCGCCGCCTGCGTATTGGCCGCCGCCAGCGACTTGCCGGTGTATCAGGACGCGGGCATCGATTTGGTGGTTGGGCCCTATCCGGGTTTGAACGGCGAAGTGGGTCGCGGGTTCGCTGAAGTCACCGCCGCCTTTATTAATGGCGCGACGCCGAACAGAACCCTGGCGCGCCGCTTTATTGAAAACGCCCTGCTCAACGACGCCGGTTTCGAAGCGCTGACATCGGCCGTCGCGCCCGCCGCGCCATTGCGCCCAGCGGCACTGGAAGACTGGCTCAGCGACGAAGACTGGCACGCTCAAGCCTGGCCGGTGTGGCAAGCGGCCGAGCCGCTGCCCTCGGTGCCGGCCATGGGGCTGTACTGGATGCTGGGTAACGACGCCCTGCAAGCCATTCTGTATCGCAACGAACCCATTCAAGCGACGCTGGTTAATGCCGCCGCTCAGTTGAGTCAATTGGCAGTGATTCCTGAATTGCCGGAAGAAGAAACCGAGGATAACTGA
- a CDS encoding LysR family transcriptional regulator, giving the protein MNDKTAEWSHYRSFLVVVQEGSLSAAARRLRLTQPTLGRHIDALEQQLGRALFARGRNGLEPTEAALALIPHAEAMDAAAEALLREASGESAEPSGTIRVTASEVVGCEILPQVLRPFRQRYPAIALELVTSDRVSNLLLREADIAIRMTEPRQNALVARHLGQVKIGLFAHRDYVKHNGDLTHKDELAQHALVGFDRDETAVRTMREYGFKLERGDFGLRTDNNAAQMESIRAGLGIGAMQCRIAAQYPDLVQVLKSSVEFELPMWLVMHESLRSVRRVRLLFDHLAEALQDWVAD; this is encoded by the coding sequence ATGAATGATAAGACGGCCGAGTGGAGCCACTACCGATCCTTTCTGGTGGTCGTGCAGGAAGGCAGTCTGTCGGCGGCTGCGCGCCGCTTGCGCCTGACGCAACCCACGCTCGGCCGGCACATCGATGCGCTGGAGCAGCAGCTTGGCCGGGCGCTGTTTGCGCGCGGCCGCAATGGCCTGGAGCCGACCGAAGCAGCGCTGGCGCTGATTCCTCACGCTGAAGCGATGGATGCTGCAGCCGAGGCGCTGTTGCGCGAGGCATCGGGTGAATCGGCCGAACCCAGCGGCACCATTCGAGTCACTGCCAGCGAAGTGGTTGGCTGTGAAATTCTGCCGCAAGTGTTGCGGCCGTTTCGTCAGCGCTATCCGGCCATCGCTCTGGAACTGGTTACCTCCGACCGGGTATCGAACCTGTTGTTGCGCGAGGCGGACATCGCCATCCGCATGACTGAGCCGCGCCAGAACGCTTTGGTGGCGCGGCATCTGGGACAGGTCAAAATCGGCTTGTTCGCGCATCGCGATTACGTGAAGCACAACGGTGATCTGACGCACAAGGATGAATTGGCGCAGCACGCCCTGGTCGGGTTTGACCGCGATGAAACGGCGGTGCGGACCATGCGCGAGTACGGTTTCAAACTGGAGCGCGGTGACTTTGGGCTGCGCACCGACAACAACGCCGCTCAGATGGAATCCATTCGAGCCGGCTTGGGCATCGGCGCCATGCAGTGCCGCATTGCCGCTCAATACCCGGATTTGGTTCAGGTGCTTAAATCCAGCGTCGAATTCGAACTGCCCATGTGGCTGGTTATGCACGAATCCTTGCGTTCGGTGCGGCGGGTGCGCTTGCTGTTCGATCATCTGGCGGAGGCATTGCAGGATTGGGTGGCCGACTAA
- a CDS encoding NAD(P)H-binding protein — translation MSATVLVGATGLIGQAVAARLKPNSFDPCWLLVRRDIAPGLPHQQIQVVDFKQLEQQTQGLDLTGGTLICTLGTTLRTAGSPEAFVAVDRDLVAQVAHWARDRGVTHCLAVSSLGANADSRNLYLRTKGQAEQELMALSFQRLTLMRPSLLLGERKEFRLGERAGELIGRVIWPLLVGPLRRYRPVEAEQVARVLVHQAASNSGPVIDIWESERINRWQPDTD, via the coding sequence ATGAGCGCAACCGTTCTGGTCGGCGCCACCGGCCTGATCGGTCAGGCCGTCGCCGCCAGGCTCAAACCAAATTCGTTTGACCCTTGCTGGTTACTGGTACGCCGCGACATCGCGCCGGGTTTGCCACATCAACAGATTCAGGTCGTCGATTTCAAACAACTGGAACAACAAACCCAAGGTCTGGATTTAACCGGCGGCACTTTAATTTGCACGCTCGGTACAACGTTGCGCACGGCTGGCTCGCCGGAGGCGTTTGTTGCGGTCGATCGCGACTTGGTCGCGCAGGTTGCGCATTGGGCGCGCGACCGTGGCGTGACGCATTGTCTGGCGGTGTCGAGCCTCGGCGCCAACGCCGACAGCCGCAATCTGTACCTGCGCACCAAAGGTCAGGCGGAACAGGAATTGATGGCGCTGAGTTTTCAGCGGCTGACGTTGATGCGGCCGTCGTTGTTGCTCGGTGAGCGAAAAGAATTCCGTTTGGGCGAACGCGCCGGTGAACTGATTGGCCGGGTTATCTGGCCGTTATTGGTCGGGCCATTGCGCCGCTACCGCCCGGTCGAAGCCGAACAGGTGGCGCGGGTTTTGGTGCATCAGGCCGCCAGTAACAGCGGCCCGGTGATCGACATCTGGGAGTCCGAGCGCATCAATCGCTGGCAACCGGACACAGACTGA
- a CDS encoding EAL domain-containing protein: MAVQIASFSFRPSVEDGLHQLGEFNRRFPDHPNLLVLIFANAPADALQPILPWFEALWPQATVVGAQCGPILNSGPLIDGEVLVQCLRFERTTLRSQVLPWQADLETLGERLYRPLVTQDTRLALTFFNDSAADCDALFDWVNAHHPDITIAGGRMTDQVSGWVFANGLVQPNHCLVVTFDNPELKLQSHAFSQWHQIGRSWTVTRAQGTKLYELDGRPVQALYDTYLNDSQPLNSADYRHFPLMHIDGSHQRLCIPIDNLSGGGFQLSEPLAEGDRVRFAYSHPSISRESLSKGALQLSDQRPELLLAFNCQARATSDSGGPDLELTPLRQLAPLGGAYCAGELHHENGKTQLLQHHLTVLALAEDPAEQRPLLTYQSHALTPLFHLIQESVKDLDQVNRDLEAEVKHKTRELFRKYETDAITGLANRVGLLKCLRDADPWPIVQVCSLKVNNLRQINNLYGYAIGDQLLGDLSQAIQNHLPELLPTTALVFRGSPNEFLIVAPAACSNQAFFRGMAQLTERLQDQSDVFSAERVRNVLPILLTAGTAHRDELPPNMKPGPEDLLIKASEARRHAYHHQLPIARALDMPGNDQHKRDGLIWLGRVRTALANDEVEPFIQPLFNAQGDVPHVEALIRIRQDGRIYAPKDFLDLVKPTQLYPRLSMRMIDETFRLLKDLNVGFTLNFTARDLGNTELIERLKTWLRSGIAAERVTLEIVESDGLRDFQRFAITIMELRRLGCQLAIDDFGSAYSNLERVLHLKPDWIKLDGSLIRNLDESEVSRILVRRVVQLCQDLNIRTVAEHVHSNEILDVVKVMGVDYFQGFHLAEPMAVADFCANRPQRQEMFA, translated from the coding sequence ATGGCCGTACAGATTGCTTCATTCTCGTTCCGACCGAGCGTCGAGGACGGCCTTCATCAGCTGGGTGAATTCAACCGGCGCTTTCCCGACCATCCCAATCTGCTCGTCCTGATTTTCGCCAACGCTCCCGCCGATGCCCTGCAACCCATCCTGCCCTGGTTCGAAGCGCTGTGGCCGCAAGCCACGGTGGTCGGCGCTCAGTGTGGGCCGATTCTGAACAGCGGCCCGCTGATCGATGGCGAAGTGCTGGTGCAATGTCTGCGTTTTGAACGGACAACCTTGCGCAGCCAGGTACTGCCCTGGCAAGCCGATCTGGAAACGCTGGGCGAGCGTTTGTACCGGCCGCTGGTGACCCAGGATACGCGCCTGGCGCTGACCTTCTTCAACGATTCCGCCGCCGATTGCGACGCCCTGTTCGACTGGGTAAACGCCCACCATCCGGACATCACCATTGCCGGCGGCCGCATGACCGATCAGGTGAGCGGCTGGGTGTTTGCCAACGGCCTGGTGCAGCCGAACCACTGTCTGGTCGTCACCTTCGACAACCCCGAACTGAAACTTCAATCGCACGCTTTCAGCCAATGGCACCAGATTGGCCGCAGCTGGACCGTCACCCGCGCCCAAGGCACCAAGCTGTACGAACTCGACGGCCGGCCGGTGCAGGCGTTGTACGACACTTATTTGAACGACAGCCAGCCGCTGAACTCGGCCGACTACCGCCATTTCCCGCTGATGCACATCGACGGCAGCCACCAACGGCTGTGCATTCCGATCGACAACCTCAGCGGTGGCGGTTTCCAGTTATCGGAACCCTTGGCCGAAGGCGACCGGGTGCGTTTTGCCTACAGCCATCCGTCGATCAGTCGCGAATCGCTAAGCAAGGGCGCGTTGCAACTGAGCGATCAGCGCCCGGAACTGTTGTTGGCGTTCAACTGCCAAGCCCGCGCCACCAGCGACAGCGGCGGACCCGATCTGGAACTGACGCCGCTGCGCCAACTGGCCCCCTTGGGCGGCGCCTATTGTGCTGGCGAATTGCACCACGAAAACGGCAAGACGCAGTTGTTGCAGCACCATTTAACGGTGCTGGCGCTGGCCGAAGACCCGGCCGAACAACGCCCGTTACTGACCTATCAAAGCCACGCCTTAACGCCGCTGTTCCATCTGATTCAGGAATCGGTGAAGGATCTGGATCAGGTCAACCGCGACCTGGAAGCCGAGGTCAAACACAAGACCCGCGAGCTGTTCCGCAAATACGAAACCGACGCCATCACCGGCCTCGCCAACCGCGTCGGCCTGCTCAAATGCCTGCGCGATGCCGACCCCTGGCCCATCGTTCAGGTGTGCAGCCTGAAGGTGAACAACCTGCGGCAGATCAACAACCTGTACGGCTACGCCATTGGCGATCAGTTGCTCGGCGACTTAAGCCAGGCGATTCAAAACCATTTGCCGGAATTGCTGCCCACCACTGCGCTGGTGTTTCGCGGTTCGCCCAACGAATTTCTGATTGTCGCGCCGGCGGCCTGTTCCAATCAGGCATTTTTCCGTGGCATGGCGCAGTTGACCGAACGGCTGCAAGACCAGTCCGACGTATTCAGCGCCGAGCGCGTGCGCAATGTATTGCCGATTCTGTTAACCGCCGGCACCGCACACCGCGACGAATTGCCGCCGAATATGAAGCCCGGCCCGGAAGATTTGTTGATCAAGGCGTCGGAAGCGCGGCGTCACGCTTACCATCATCAATTGCCCATCGCCCGCGCGCTGGATATGCCCGGTAACGACCAGCACAAACGCGATGGTTTGATCTGGCTGGGCCGGGTACGCACGGCGCTGGCGAACGACGAAGTCGAGCCGTTTATCCAGCCATTGTTCAACGCCCAGGGCGATGTGCCGCACGTCGAAGCGCTGATCCGTATTCGTCAGGACGGCCGCATTTACGCACCGAAAGATTTCCTCGATCTGGTCAAGCCGACGCAGCTGTACCCGCGCCTGTCGATGCGCATGATCGACGAAACCTTCCGCCTGCTGAAAGACCTCAACGTCGGCTTTACCCTGAACTTCACCGCTCGCGACCTGGGCAACACCGAGTTGATCGAACGCCTGAAAACCTGGCTGCGTTCGGGCATCGCCGCCGAGCGGGTCACGCTGGAAATTGTCGAATCCGATGGCCTGCGCGATTTCCAACGCTTCGCCATCACCATCATGGAATTGCGCCGTCTGGGCTGCCAGTTGGCGATTGATGATTTCGGCAGCGCCTATTCCAACCTGGAGCGGGTGCTGCATTTGAAACCGGACTGGATCAAGCTCGACGGCAGTCTGATCCGCAATCTCGACGAAAGCGAAGTCAGTCGGATTCTGGTGCGCCGCGTGGTCCAGCTGTGCCAGGATTTGAACATCCGCACCGTCGCCGAACACGTGCATTCGAATGAGATTCTCGATGTCGTCAAAGTGATGGGCGTCGACTACTTTCAAGGCTTCCACCTCGCCGAACCCATGGCCGTGGCCGATTTCTGCGCCAACCGGCCGCAACGCCAGGAAATGTTTGCATGA
- a CDS encoding NAD-dependent epimerase/dehydratase family protein: MKTVLILGATGSVGANITRNLARRGWNIRALHRNPQAAAEQFKDLPDIDWRRGDMHQPGDATAAAQGCDVIVNATNPPGYRHWREIGLPMHKEAIAAAKANGATLVFPANVYNYAPDSGENIAETAAQQPVTEKGRVRVEMEQMLREAADEGVQVILVRAGDFFGPGADSSVLNLLIKPGRRITKMAYFGPMNVKHAYAYLPDLAETFARLIERREQLPNYADFQFAGQVISGAELAQQVRNVSGEPAMKAGGFPWWLVHLVAPFNLTFKGLLEMRYLWNKPITLNNAKLVAELGEEPRTPMHQALTQSLDSLGCLPRPQQVQVD, encoded by the coding sequence ATGAAGACGGTATTAATCCTCGGTGCGACCGGCAGTGTCGGCGCCAACATCACCCGCAACCTGGCCCGGCGTGGCTGGAACATTCGCGCTTTGCACCGCAACCCGCAGGCGGCCGCTGAACAGTTCAAGGATCTGCCGGATATCGACTGGCGGCGCGGCGATATGCACCAACCAGGCGATGCGACTGCGGCGGCCCAAGGCTGCGATGTAATCGTCAATGCGACCAACCCGCCGGGCTACCGCCACTGGCGCGAAATCGGTTTGCCGATGCATAAAGAGGCCATCGCTGCGGCCAAAGCCAATGGCGCCACTTTGGTGTTTCCGGCCAACGTTTATAACTACGCGCCGGACAGCGGTGAGAACATCGCCGAAACGGCAGCGCAGCAACCGGTCACAGAAAAGGGCCGGGTGCGGGTGGAAATGGAACAGATGCTTCGCGAGGCCGCCGACGAAGGTGTGCAAGTCATACTGGTGCGCGCTGGCGACTTCTTCGGGCCGGGCGCGGATTCCTCGGTGTTGAATCTCCTGATCAAGCCTGGCCGACGCATCACCAAAATGGCTTATTTCGGTCCGATGAATGTTAAGCACGCCTACGCCTACTTGCCCGATCTGGCGGAAACCTTTGCCCGCTTAATTGAGCGCCGCGAGCAACTGCCAAACTACGCCGATTTCCAATTCGCCGGCCAGGTAATCAGCGGCGCTGAACTGGCACAACAGGTGCGCAACGTCAGCGGCGAGCCGGCCATGAAAGCGGGCGGCTTCCCCTGGTGGCTGGTGCATCTGGTCGCCCCGTTTAACCTGACGTTCAAAGGCCTGTTGGAAATGCGTTATCTGTGGAACAAGCCGATCACCCTGAATAACGCCAAGCTGGTGGCTGAACTGGGCGAAGAGCCGCGCACGCCGATGCATCAGGCGCTGACCCAATCGCTCGATTCCTTGGGTTGCCTGCCCCGCCCGCAACAGGTTCAGGTGGATTGA
- the ushA gene encoding bifunctional UDP-sugar hydrolase/5'-nucleotidase UshA, translating to MKPLLPVSLGLVAIALSGCALMGPSYEPDTDYHLTILHTNDHHGRFWRNGDGEYGMAARKTLIDSIRAEVEAEGGSVLLLSGGDINTGVPESDLQNAEPDFLGMAMLEYDAMAVGNHEFDNPRDVLMQQADWAGFPFLSANIVYKDSGKTLFKPYEMFNVQGYKVAVVGFTTEDTVKIANPEYMTDLAFLTPVDVAADLIPELDAKSDLVVAVTHMGHYANGNYGGNAPGDVTLARSVSGIDVIVGGHSQNPLFEPDVQNGTLILQAYEWGKYVGRLDLTLRNGEIVDYTYDLIPVNLLDDNDQLMRAEIAEDPEMLAMLTPYQEAGGEALNIVLGSANGDFIGDRAVVRNEPTNLGVLIARAQRARTNADVGIMNSGGIRADLEGGDISYKDVLTVQPFGNMLGYVDFTGAELMNYLNAAAAMQAGSGAFAQFDGVELKIVAGSVVEATVGGAPIDPGKTYRLSVNSFMAAGGDGYPNITEHPNYVNSGFVDADMLADYIEQHSPLDIADFAPGMMVVRD from the coding sequence ATGAAACCCCTATTGCCCGTTTCCCTGGGTCTGGTAGCCATTGCCCTGAGCGGCTGTGCGCTGATGGGTCCGAGCTATGAGCCGGACACCGATTACCACCTCACCATCCTGCACACCAACGACCATCACGGCCGCTTCTGGCGCAATGGCGATGGCGAGTACGGCATGGCTGCCCGCAAAACCCTGATCGACAGCATTCGCGCCGAAGTGGAAGCCGAAGGTGGCTCGGTGCTGCTGTTGTCCGGTGGTGACATCAACACCGGTGTGCCGGAATCCGATCTGCAAAACGCCGAACCCGATTTCCTCGGCATGGCGATGCTGGAATACGACGCCATGGCCGTCGGTAACCACGAATTCGATAACCCGCGCGATGTGCTGATGCAGCAAGCGGACTGGGCCGGTTTCCCGTTCCTGTCGGCCAACATCGTCTACAAAGACAGCGGCAAGACACTGTTCAAGCCGTATGAAATGTTCAACGTCCAGGGTTACAAAGTAGCCGTGGTCGGTTTCACCACCGAAGACACCGTTAAGATCGCCAACCCCGAATACATGACCGACCTGGCGTTCCTGACCCCAGTCGATGTCGCGGCCGATCTGATCCCGGAACTGGACGCCAAGTCTGATCTGGTGGTCGCCGTAACCCACATGGGCCACTACGCCAATGGCAACTACGGCGGTAACGCTCCGGGCGACGTCACCTTGGCGCGCAGCGTGAGCGGTATCGACGTCATCGTCGGCGGTCACAGCCAGAACCCGCTGTTCGAGCCGGACGTGCAAAACGGCACGCTGATTCTGCAAGCCTACGAATGGGGCAAATACGTTGGCCGTCTGGACCTGACGCTGCGTAACGGTGAAATCGTCGATTACACCTACGACCTGATTCCGGTGAACCTGCTGGACGATAACGACCAGCTGATGCGCGCCGAAATCGCCGAAGATCCTGAGATGCTGGCGATGCTGACGCCGTATCAGGAAGCCGGTGGTGAAGCGCTGAACATCGTCCTCGGCAGCGCCAATGGCGACTTCATCGGCGACCGCGCCGTGGTGCGTAACGAACCGACCAACCTGGGTGTACTGATTGCCCGCGCGCAACGTGCCCGCACCAACGCCGACGTTGGCATCATGAACTCTGGCGGCATCCGTGCTGATCTGGAAGGTGGCGACATCAGCTACAAAGACGTGCTGACTGTACAGCCGTTCGGCAACATGCTCGGTTACGTCGATTTCACCGGCGCCGAACTGATGAACTACCTGAACGCCGCCGCCGCCATGCAAGCCGGCAGCGGTGCATTCGCGCAGTTCGACGGTGTAGAACTGAAGATCGTGGCCGGTTCTGTAGTGGAAGCGACAGTCGGTGGCGCGCCGATCGACCCGGGCAAAACCTACCGCCTGTCGGTTAACTCCTTCATGGCCGCCGGTGGTGATGGCTACCCGAACATCACCGAGCATCCGAACTACGTGAACTCCGGCTTTGTCGATGCCGACATGCTGGCCGATTACATCGAGCAGCATAGCCCGCTCGACATCGCCGACTTTGCCCCCGGCATGATGGTGGTTCGCGACTGA
- the serA gene encoding phosphoglycerate dehydrogenase, which produces MSKNSLDKSKIRILLLEGVHQSALDTLNKAGYTNIEYLKGSLPEAELIEKARDAHFIGIRSRTQMTRSVFEAADKLVAVGCFCIGTNQVDLNAASEHGVVVFNAPYSNTRSVAELVLAEAILLLRGVPEKNAVCHRGGWQKTAVDSYEIRGKKLGIVGYGSIGTQLGVLAEGLGMEVIFYDMVTKLPLGNARQVGSMNALLAEADVVTLHVPETASTKLMMGANQFRRMKPGSVFINASRGTVVDIDALAAALAEKKLLGAAVDVFPVEPRSNDDEFISPLRDFDNVILTPHVGGSTQEAQYNIGIEVAEKLALYSDNGTSLSAVNFPEVALPSHPNAHRILHIHHNVPGVMSEINRIFSENDINIIGQYLQTNDKVGYVVIDVAQECSLKALEKVREVKATMRTRILF; this is translated from the coding sequence ATGAGCAAGAATTCGCTGGATAAGAGCAAGATTCGCATCCTCTTGTTGGAAGGGGTCCACCAGAGCGCGCTGGATACCCTGAACAAAGCAGGCTACACCAACATCGAATACCTCAAGGGTTCCCTGCCCGAGGCTGAGCTGATTGAGAAAGCGCGCGACGCGCACTTTATCGGCATTCGTTCGCGTACCCAGATGACGCGCTCGGTGTTCGAGGCGGCCGATAAACTGGTGGCCGTCGGCTGTTTCTGCATCGGTACCAATCAGGTCGATTTGAATGCCGCCAGCGAACACGGCGTGGTGGTGTTCAACGCGCCTTATTCCAACACCCGTTCGGTGGCCGAGCTGGTATTGGCCGAAGCCATTTTGCTGTTGCGCGGCGTACCGGAGAAAAACGCCGTTTGTCATCGCGGCGGCTGGCAGAAGACGGCGGTCGATAGCTACGAGATTCGTGGCAAGAAACTGGGCATTGTCGGTTACGGCAGCATCGGCACGCAGTTGGGTGTGCTGGCCGAAGGCCTGGGTATGGAAGTGATTTTCTACGACATGGTCACCAAGTTGCCGCTGGGTAATGCGCGTCAAGTTGGCTCGATGAATGCCCTGTTGGCCGAGGCCGATGTGGTGACGCTGCACGTGCCGGAAACCGCCTCGACCAAACTGATGATGGGTGCCAATCAGTTCCGCCGCATGAAACCCGGTTCGGTGTTTATCAACGCTTCACGCGGCACGGTGGTGGATATTGATGCGCTGGCCGCAGCCCTGGCCGAGAAAAAACTGCTCGGCGCGGCGGTCGATGTATTCCCGGTCGAACCGCGCAGCAACGACGACGAATTCATTTCGCCGCTGCGCGACTTCGACAATGTGATTCTGACGCCGCACGTTGGCGGTTCCACTCAGGAAGCGCAGTACAACATCGGCATCGAAGTGGCGGAAAAACTGGCGCTGTATTCTGACAACGGTACCTCGCTGTCGGCGGTCAATTTCCCCGAAGTGGCGTTGCCATCGCACCCGAACGCGCACCGCATTCTGCACATTCACCACAACGTGCCGGGCGTGATGTCGGAGATCAACCGCATCTTTTCTGAGAACGACATCAACATCATCGGCCAGTATCTGCAGACCAACGATAAGGTCGGTTACGTGGTGATTGATGTGGCGCAGGAATGTTCACTGAAAGCACTGGAAAAAGTGCGCGAAGTGAAAGCCACCATGCGCACGCGCATCCTGTTCTGA
- a CDS encoding GIY-YIG nuclease family protein, with translation MAETTSGSVADWFVYMVRCADDSLYTGVTTNPERRLREHNGELVGGARYTRTRRPVTLVYTEACADRSTAGQREAAIKAHSRRQKLALLTQRTEAVR, from the coding sequence TTGGCGGAAACGACGTCTGGCTCGGTTGCGGACTGGTTTGTCTACATGGTGCGCTGCGCCGACGACAGCCTTTATACCGGCGTGACCACAAACCCCGAGCGTCGCCTGCGCGAGCACAACGGCGAACTGGTTGGCGGCGCACGTTATACCCGCACCCGCCGGCCGGTGACCCTGGTGTACACCGAAGCCTGCGCCGACCGCAGCACCGCCGGTCAACGCGAAGCCGCCATCAAGGCGCACTCACGACGGCAGAAACTCGCCTTGCTGACCCAGCGCACCGAAGCGGTGCGTTAA